Proteins encoded in a region of the Triticum dicoccoides isolate Atlit2015 ecotype Zavitan chromosome 3A, WEW_v2.0, whole genome shotgun sequence genome:
- the LOC119267489 gene encoding protein IWS1 homolog A has product MADGALLDLLPQIHALFSDQLRVISYKWLSRNFSVSSDDAKRLLQEFVNKHGTDHEVIYSVSGWLKNNPQNYCVKLTSGPKLEEARRAFKDSCSVQVYSIQACIPKDTAVLWNPEFVQAEELFNQPFDEENCLRDNRFCGVRNSFVKRTTTGKHVNSMPPKPTNSVVAPAVAKPSSAPKEQSSIVRQQDLPGPSDPVKGTSIKAEKDNASVLDKTVNAPAVKEPSVAVHANKTKAQNGKTLPSNGASLATMWGRASAKPKAPAVTKATDLPSVAVTADAQICAKEEADADSSDDEKGAHYKRASNGASNRKRRAIFDCSDDDDDDDFVAIASPEPPKQCARNPVTEAAQDNISEQKKVESKQDTTSDVKGFTKRIDSDLTSECKTRSDSATNGSGITLKEKAKDSPNKKDQAAETTSTSPKRRKVLKTRIDERGREVTEVVWEGEAPASDKAEKNVTNTDATNRPTLPSKPQPAANTDRNNAPSKTAGGKKPAKAAPKQGKNIMSFFKKV; this is encoded by the exons ATGGCCGACGGCGCGCTGCTCGACCTGCTGCCCCAGATCCACGCCCTCTTCTCCGACCAGCTCCGCGTG ATTTCGTACAAATGGCTAAGCCGGAATTTTTCCGTGTCATCAGATGACGCCAAGAG GCTGCTTCAGGAGTTTGTCAACAAACATGGAACTGATCACGAAGTTATTTACAGTGTGTCTGGGTGGTTAAAGAACAATCCTCAAAATTATTGTGTAAAACTCACTTCAGGCCCTAAACTTGAAG AAGCAAGGCGGGCATTTAAGGATTCTTGTTCAGTTCAGGTTTACAGCATACAGGCTTGTATTCCAAAAGACACTGCTGTACTTTGGAATCCTGAATTTGTGCAGGCAGAGGAGCTTTTCAACCAGCCATTTGATGAAGAAAATTGTTTGAGAGATAATAG GTTTTGTGGTGTAAGGAATTCTTTTGTCAAGCGAACTACCACAGGGAAGCATGTGAACTCAATGCCCCCAAAGCCTACAAATAGTGTTGTAGCACCTGCAGTGGCAAAACCTAGTAGTGCTCCAAAAGAACAATCTTCTATTGTTCGACAGCAAGATCTACCTGGACCATCCGATCCAGTGAAAGGAACGAGCATTAAAGCTGAAAAGGATAATGCCTCGGTCTTGGATAAAACTGTTAATGCTCCGGCTGTCAAAGAGCCATCAGTCGCTGTGCATGCAAATAAAACCAAAGCTCAGAACGGGAAGACCCTGCCCAGTAATGGTGCATCCCTGGCTACCATGTGGGGTCGTGCATCAGCAAAACCCAAGGCTCCAGCTGTCACTAAAGCTACAGATCTACCAAGTGTTGCTG TTACAGCCGATGCACAGATATGTGCAAAAGAAGAAGCAGACGCTGATAGCAGCGATGATGAAAAAGGTGCACACTACAAGCGGGCCTCTAATGGTGCAAGCAACAGAAAGAGAAGAGCGATCTTTGATTGTtcagacgatgacgatgatgacgatttTGTAGCCATTGCATCTCCAGAGCCACCAAAACAGTGTGCCAGAAATCCTGTCACTGAAGCTGCACAAGACAATATATCAGAACAGAAGAAAGTGGAAAGCAAACAGGATACAACGAGCGATGTGAAAGGCTTCACAAAAAGGATCGATTCTGACCTTACCTCTGAATGTAAAACCAGAAGTGACAGTGCTACCAATGGTTCTGGGATTACCTTAAAAGAAAAGGCCAAAGATTCACCAAACAAGAAGGATCAGGCTGCTGAGACAACTTCCACCTCACCTAAAAGAAGGAAGGTTTTGAAGACACGTATAGATGAGCGGGGCAGAGAAG TAACTGAGGTTGTCTGGGAGGGCGAAGCTCCTGCAAGTGACAAGGCAGAGAAAAATGTTACCAATACTGATGCCACTAACAG GCCAACTCTTCCAAGCAAGCCACAGCCAGCAGCTAACACTGACAGGAACAATGCTCCAAGTAAAACAGCAGGCGGCAAGAAACCTGCCAAGGCTGCCCCCAAGCAAGGAAAGAACATAATGTCATTCTTCAAGAAGGTATAA